A region from the Halosolutus gelatinilyticus genome encodes:
- a CDS encoding cobalt-precorrin-4/precorrin-4 C(11)-methyltransferase, whose product MTDADETAETNVDETDTTGTIEPSARTDGGDPQAAIDEQGERRREELDDRIFKHNAGDEQEGIPFVGAGPGNPRLLTVAGKELLEEADLVVHAGSLVNSELLDEYCAHAELVNSVGKDLEELIPLMRDAYEDGENVVRLHSGDPAIYGAALEQMDALEHEGVPTYFVPGVTSAFAASATLRTQLTLNEVSNHIAFTRPQGKTLSPEEDHISDFVGMGDVTTCIYLGTHAVRDTMDRLLEDGHDPETPVGVIYRASWPDEDAIVGTVGDIADKVEEAGYRASAMVVIGDAVTGAGYERSYLYGDWANRGSSGSSAETEANDD is encoded by the coding sequence ATGACGGACGCAGACGAGACGGCCGAGACGAACGTTGACGAAACGGACACAACCGGGACGATCGAACCGAGCGCGAGGACAGACGGCGGCGACCCCCAAGCGGCGATCGACGAACAGGGCGAGCGCCGCCGCGAGGAACTGGACGATCGGATCTTCAAGCACAACGCCGGCGACGAGCAGGAGGGGATCCCCTTCGTCGGCGCAGGCCCCGGTAACCCGCGGCTGCTGACCGTTGCGGGTAAGGAACTGCTCGAGGAGGCCGACCTCGTCGTCCACGCGGGGTCGCTGGTCAACAGCGAACTCCTGGACGAGTACTGCGCCCACGCCGAACTGGTGAACTCAGTGGGCAAGGACTTAGAGGAACTGATCCCGCTGATGCGCGACGCCTACGAGGACGGCGAGAACGTCGTCCGACTGCACAGCGGCGATCCCGCGATCTACGGGGCCGCGCTCGAGCAGATGGACGCCCTCGAGCACGAGGGCGTGCCGACCTACTTCGTGCCCGGCGTCACGTCGGCGTTCGCGGCCAGCGCGACGCTGCGGACCCAACTGACGCTCAACGAGGTCTCGAACCACATCGCCTTCACCCGACCGCAGGGCAAGACTCTGAGCCCGGAGGAGGACCACATCTCCGACTTCGTCGGGATGGGCGACGTGACCACGTGCATCTACCTCGGCACCCACGCGGTGCGCGATACGATGGATCGGTTGCTCGAGGACGGCCACGACCCCGAGACGCCGGTCGGCGTGATCTACCGCGCCTCCTGGCCGGACGAGGACGCGATCGTCGGGACGGTCGGCGATATTGCAGATAAAGTCGAGGAGGCCGGTTACCGGGCATCAGCGATGGTCGTTATCGGTGACGCGGTCACGGGTGCCGGCTACGAGCGATCGTATCTCTACGGCGACTGGGCCAATCGCGGTTCTTCGGGAAGTTCAGCTGAGACGGAGGCGAACGATGACTGA
- a CDS encoding cobyrinic acid a,c-diamide synthase, whose product MRGFVLGGVSSGVGKTVATLSIVRALADAGYAVQPAKAGPDFIDPSHHEATAGRPSRTLDLWLEGEDGLRRNYQRGDGDLCVVEGVMGLYDGDGSSTAMVAEALDLPVVLVVDAKAGMESVAATALGFREYAAAIGRDIEVAGIVAQRAHGGRHERGIRDALPDDLEFFGRIPPSSDLEIPDRHLGLEMGAEAALPTDALREAAETIDADRLAATASDAAEPEVRPEAAERAGPVDATVAIASDAAFCFRYPATIERFRERAALVTFSPVAGDPVPDCDGVYLPGGYPELHAAELEAAGTLAELGDRASEGLPVLGECGGLMTMSRSLTTVDGERAEMAGILPADVTMYDRYRALDHVELAAVEGTLTAGAGETIRGHEFHYSSADVDADARFAFETVRGDGIDGDHDGLTEYESLGTYVHVHPESGAFDRFLESIAP is encoded by the coding sequence ATGAGGGGGTTCGTCCTCGGCGGCGTCAGTTCCGGCGTCGGGAAGACGGTCGCGACGCTGTCGATCGTGCGGGCGCTCGCCGACGCCGGCTACGCGGTCCAACCCGCGAAGGCCGGACCGGACTTCATCGATCCAAGTCACCACGAGGCGACCGCAGGCCGCCCCTCGCGAACGCTCGACCTCTGGCTCGAGGGCGAGGACGGGCTTCGTCGTAACTACCAGCGCGGCGACGGCGATCTCTGCGTCGTCGAGGGTGTGATGGGGCTGTACGACGGTGACGGCTCGAGCACCGCGATGGTCGCGGAAGCGCTCGATCTGCCCGTCGTCCTCGTCGTCGACGCCAAGGCCGGAATGGAGAGCGTCGCGGCGACCGCACTCGGCTTTCGCGAGTACGCCGCGGCGATCGGGCGCGACATCGAGGTCGCGGGGATCGTCGCCCAGCGCGCCCACGGCGGCCGCCACGAGCGGGGCATCCGCGACGCCCTGCCGGACGACCTCGAGTTCTTCGGTCGGATTCCGCCCTCCTCGGATCTAGAGATCCCCGATCGACATCTCGGACTGGAGATGGGCGCGGAGGCGGCGCTCCCGACGGACGCGCTCCGGGAGGCCGCGGAGACGATCGACGCGGACCGGCTGGCGGCGACCGCGAGCGACGCGGCCGAACCCGAAGTTCGGCCCGAGGCAGCCGAGAGAGCCGGTCCGGTCGACGCGACGGTCGCGATCGCCAGCGACGCCGCGTTCTGCTTCCGGTATCCGGCGACGATCGAGCGGTTCCGCGAGCGGGCCGCCCTCGTGACGTTCTCGCCCGTCGCCGGAGATCCGGTCCCCGACTGCGACGGCGTCTACCTCCCCGGCGGCTACCCGGAACTCCACGCGGCCGAACTCGAGGCGGCGGGGACGCTCGCGGAACTCGGCGACCGCGCGAGCGAGGGCCTCCCCGTCCTTGGCGAGTGCGGCGGGTTGATGACCATGAGCCGATCGCTGACGACCGTCGATGGCGAACGGGCCGAGATGGCCGGCATCCTGCCCGCGGACGTGACGATGTACGATCGGTACCGGGCGCTCGATCACGTCGAACTCGCGGCGGTCGAGGGAACTCTCACCGCCGGCGCGGGCGAGACGATCCGCGGCCACGAGTTCCACTACTCGAGCGCCGACGTCGACGCCGACGCGCGATTCGCCTTCGAGACGGTTCGCGGCGACGGCATCGACGGCGACCATGACGGCCTGACCGAGTACGAGTCGCTCGGGACCTACGTCCACGTCCACCCCGAAAGCGGCGCGTTCGATCGGTTTCTCGAGTCGATCGCCCCCTGA
- the cbiT gene encoding precorrin-6Y C5,15-methyltransferase (decarboxylating) subunit CbiT, whose amino-acid sequence MPPIALPHDAKAGPTKPEVRAVVQSKLTLTDDDHFAEVGSCTGAVTIEAAQRAGRVTALERKAERLATTEKNLAANAGSVRADVELRNAEAPEGLPADADALFLGGSRNFEAVLDHAVETEVDRVVMNVSRLEVAGRAAQAFRDRDLLEEVVQFQVSRGYELAGATSFDSDNPVYMLVGSATSDAGDEGGKRVATDGGRRAAEGIERDVGGADR is encoded by the coding sequence ATGCCACCCATCGCGCTTCCACACGACGCGAAGGCCGGGCCAACCAAGCCGGAGGTCCGCGCCGTCGTCCAGTCGAAACTCACGCTGACGGACGACGATCACTTCGCGGAGGTCGGCTCCTGTACGGGGGCCGTCACGATCGAAGCGGCGCAGCGAGCGGGGCGGGTAACCGCTCTCGAGCGGAAGGCCGAACGCCTCGCGACGACCGAGAAGAATCTCGCGGCGAACGCGGGCTCGGTCCGAGCCGACGTCGAATTACGGAACGCCGAAGCGCCCGAGGGCCTGCCCGCCGACGCCGACGCGCTCTTTCTCGGCGGCAGTCGAAACTTCGAGGCCGTGCTCGATCACGCCGTCGAGACCGAGGTCGATCGCGTCGTCATGAACGTCTCGCGGCTGGAGGTCGCCGGGCGGGCGGCGCAGGCGTTCCGCGATCGCGACCTGCTGGAGGAGGTCGTCCAGTTCCAGGTGAGCCGCGGCTACGAACTGGCCGGCGCGACGAGTTTCGACTCCGACAACCCGGTGTACATGCTGGTCGGGAGCGCGACGTCGGACGCGGGCGACGAGGGCGGAAAGCGGGTCGCCACTGACGGCGGTCGACGGGCCGCCGAAGGGATCGAACGAGACGTCGGAGGTGCCGATCGATGA
- a CDS encoding cobalt-precorrin-7 (C(5))-methyltransferase: MTDDYDLDSGPDPATFAAASPEPDIDESAGDPVYAVGVGPGNLEYLTPRGERALREADVVVGFTTVTEFVEDRTDADLLTCGYEDEANALREFGERVAAGESGTAVAMGDPNHSGYQFVGKVQDAVEGVADRRDADPRPIRVIPGISSLQVAASRARTPMEDAEFVTLHKSGDLDVDMDRLASAARDRHLLVLPRPFDRMPGDIAEFLLDTGANPDLEALVLEKLTHEDEEVHRFTLAELSEYAGGTGKDDTPFSDLVVLAVRQPVQTA, encoded by the coding sequence ATGACCGACGACTACGACCTCGACAGCGGGCCGGATCCGGCGACGTTCGCCGCCGCGAGCCCGGAACCCGACATCGACGAGTCGGCCGGGGACCCCGTCTACGCCGTCGGCGTCGGCCCCGGCAACCTCGAGTACCTCACGCCCCGCGGGGAGCGGGCGCTCCGCGAGGCGGACGTCGTCGTCGGCTTCACAACCGTCACGGAGTTCGTCGAGGACCGGACCGACGCGGATCTGCTGACCTGCGGGTACGAGGACGAGGCCAACGCGCTCCGGGAGTTCGGCGAACGCGTAGCCGCCGGCGAGTCTGGAACCGCCGTCGCGATGGGCGACCCCAACCACTCGGGCTACCAGTTCGTCGGGAAGGTCCAGGATGCAGTGGAAGGCGTAGCCGATCGCCGGGACGCCGATCCGCGACCCATCCGGGTGATCCCGGGCATCTCCTCGCTGCAAGTGGCCGCCAGCCGCGCCCGGACGCCGATGGAGGACGCCGAGTTCGTCACGCTCCACAAGAGCGGGGACCTCGACGTCGACATGGATCGACTCGCTTCGGCCGCCCGCGATCGGCACCTGCTCGTCCTCCCGCGGCCGTTCGATCGGATGCCCGGCGACATCGCCGAGTTCCTGCTCGATACCGGCGCGAACCCCGATCTGGAGGCGCTGGTGCTCGAGAAACTGACCCACGAGGACGAGGAAGTCCACCGGTTCACGCTCGCGGAGTTATCCGAATACGCCGGTGGGACCGGCAAGGATGACACGCCGTTCTCCGATCTGGTCGTGCTCGCCGTTCGCCAGCCCGTTCAGACCGCGTAG
- the cobN gene encoding cobaltochelatase subunit CobN: MTQIGIYTATENELGSIGRAAERLGDVDLVVRSESDLDDEAAIESFVDELRDAAAAIFWLHGAEDSMPGYDYATGALEEAGVPLIVKSTGDAFAFEDTTVSAGHRDRVYEYLEKGGTINVENCCRFLLAEYADRDGEYGDPAELPTEGVYHPDYPGIEYEGLLETHDPGKPTIAIWFYESHWTHENTRYVDAQVRALEAQGANALPIFCNPATDTDEQEDAEWVTDNWLLDDAGQPIVDAVLSSFMFSLSMDERGRSASDEGDSAEDVFLDRLGVPVIQTITTMRSRSRYESSETGVMGFELALSVALPEFDGNVITHPISGKERTDDEAGIGSAPKHHFPIEDRIDHATRLAVNWAKLRHAPNEDKKVAVVLHNYPPSDDGIGTAFGLDSPESTVNLLAELDARGYDLDDEMPDGGQTLVEKLTSQLTLDDRWVAPEDVRGLSVDVVSPETYGEWFSATDDRFRENVIEEWGEAPDRPFAIPGVEFGNVLVTVQPPRGFGMDPSKVYHDSDLQPPHDYYAFYGWLRNTFEADAVVHLGTHGSLEWLPGKTVGLNGESAPDRLVDDLPNVYPYIVNNPGEGTQAKRRSYAAIVDYLTPVMRSAGTYDELAELEELANQYREAGMEDARADDGEHLEILLRETVEELDLAVELGIAGTIDQKADVRGPDEAGSTLAEGEVKGDDVDADELVERIHEYLTDVKTTQIRLGLHTMSEPPAGDRLIEYLVALTRLENPGAPSLRESVAGALGVDYETMLESPGEYDEALGMTYAEAADVVHETSLELVETLAEHDFDVPESEREAGPDDVSSERREDEARQTRSDGEVNMNLLVVDLETIGDARAKSGAHDDLREVLAYICEEAQPRVQGAENEIPRTADALSGEYVPPGGSGAPTRGGVDLLPTGRNFYTLDPRKIPAKPAWQVGKEVAEGVLERHYADNEAYPEEIGVVAWGTPTVRTRGETIAQVLAMMGVEPEWTDAGRIDGVEPIPLEELDRPRIDVTTRVSGLFRDAFPAAAGVVHDAVEAVVDLDEPHEMNYVKKHVEEERAELEADGLDEKAARKAAKHRVFTTKPGGYGAGTNKAVDEGNWDDRSDLASIYVQWGGYAMGSRGRVSDAHGAFERRLSSVDATVKLEDTMEQDEFDSSDWYAFHGGFISAVAEVSGEEPASYVGDSSDPDNVSVYTNEEKVRKAMRARVLNPDWLESMEDHGYKGAGDLSTTVDVTLGWDATTGVVSDALWAEVAAKFAFDADRQDWMREVNPWALESITETLLEAIDRDLWDADDETVDRLRDLNLEVEGDLEARTTNEAVGAEVATDD; the protein is encoded by the coding sequence ATGACACAGATCGGCATCTACACGGCGACCGAGAACGAGCTCGGCTCGATCGGGCGGGCCGCCGAGCGACTCGGGGACGTCGACCTGGTCGTTCGATCGGAGAGCGACCTGGACGACGAGGCCGCGATCGAATCGTTCGTCGACGAACTGCGGGACGCCGCGGCGGCGATCTTCTGGCTGCACGGCGCCGAGGACAGCATGCCGGGGTACGACTACGCGACCGGCGCGCTCGAGGAGGCTGGCGTCCCGCTGATCGTCAAGTCCACCGGGGACGCGTTCGCGTTCGAGGACACGACCGTCTCCGCGGGGCACCGCGATCGCGTCTACGAATACCTGGAGAAAGGCGGGACGATCAACGTCGAAAACTGCTGTCGGTTCCTTCTCGCCGAGTACGCGGACCGCGACGGGGAGTACGGCGATCCGGCGGAACTGCCGACCGAGGGCGTCTACCACCCCGACTACCCCGGAATCGAGTACGAGGGCCTGCTCGAGACCCACGACCCCGGGAAACCGACGATCGCGATCTGGTTTTACGAATCCCACTGGACCCACGAGAACACCCGGTACGTCGACGCGCAGGTCCGAGCGCTGGAGGCGCAGGGCGCGAACGCGCTGCCGATCTTCTGCAATCCCGCCACTGACACCGACGAGCAAGAAGATGCGGAGTGGGTGACGGACAACTGGCTCCTGGACGATGCGGGCCAGCCGATCGTCGACGCCGTGCTCTCCTCGTTCATGTTCTCCCTGTCGATGGACGAGCGCGGCCGCTCGGCGAGCGACGAGGGAGATTCTGCGGAGGACGTCTTCCTCGATCGCCTCGGCGTGCCCGTGATCCAGACGATCACGACCATGCGATCGCGATCGCGCTACGAGTCGAGCGAGACCGGCGTGATGGGCTTCGAACTCGCGCTTTCGGTCGCCCTGCCGGAGTTCGACGGCAACGTCATCACGCATCCGATTTCCGGCAAGGAGCGAACGGACGACGAGGCCGGTATCGGCTCCGCGCCGAAACACCACTTCCCGATCGAGGACCGGATCGACCACGCGACCCGCCTCGCCGTGAACTGGGCGAAACTGCGCCACGCGCCGAACGAGGACAAGAAGGTCGCCGTCGTCCTGCACAACTACCCGCCGAGCGACGACGGGATCGGCACGGCGTTCGGCCTCGACAGTCCGGAGTCGACGGTCAACCTGCTCGCGGAACTCGACGCCCGCGGCTACGACCTCGACGACGAGATGCCCGACGGCGGCCAGACACTCGTCGAGAAACTCACGTCGCAACTCACCCTCGACGATCGCTGGGTCGCGCCAGAGGACGTCCGAGGGCTGTCCGTCGACGTGGTCTCTCCCGAGACGTACGGGGAGTGGTTCTCGGCGACCGACGATCGGTTCCGGGAGAACGTTATCGAGGAGTGGGGCGAAGCGCCCGACCGGCCCTTCGCGATTCCAGGGGTCGAATTCGGGAACGTCCTCGTCACCGTCCAGCCCCCGCGCGGATTCGGGATGGACCCCTCGAAGGTCTACCACGACTCGGACCTGCAGCCGCCCCACGACTACTACGCGTTCTACGGCTGGCTCCGGAATACGTTCGAGGCCGACGCGGTCGTCCACCTGGGCACCCACGGCAGCCTCGAGTGGCTTCCCGGCAAGACCGTCGGCCTAAACGGCGAGAGCGCGCCCGATCGGTTGGTCGACGACCTCCCGAACGTCTACCCCTACATCGTCAACAACCCCGGCGAGGGGACGCAGGCCAAGCGCCGCTCGTACGCGGCGATCGTCGACTACCTCACGCCCGTCATGCGATCGGCGGGCACCTACGACGAACTCGCGGAACTCGAGGAACTCGCGAACCAGTACCGCGAGGCCGGGATGGAGGACGCCCGCGCCGACGACGGCGAACACCTGGAGATCCTGCTCCGCGAGACGGTCGAGGAACTGGATCTCGCGGTCGAGTTGGGGATCGCGGGGACGATCGACCAGAAGGCCGACGTTCGCGGCCCGGACGAGGCTGGCTCAACGCTCGCGGAGGGCGAGGTCAAGGGCGACGACGTCGACGCCGATGAACTCGTCGAGCGGATCCACGAGTACCTCACCGACGTTAAGACGACCCAGATCCGGCTGGGACTGCACACGATGTCCGAACCGCCGGCGGGCGATCGATTGATCGAGTACCTCGTCGCCCTCACGCGACTCGAGAACCCCGGCGCGCCGAGCCTGCGCGAGAGCGTGGCCGGAGCCCTCGGCGTCGACTACGAGACGATGCTCGAGTCGCCCGGTGAGTACGACGAGGCCCTGGGCATGACCTACGCCGAAGCCGCCGACGTCGTCCACGAGACGAGCCTCGAACTGGTCGAGACGCTCGCCGAGCACGACTTCGACGTGCCCGAGTCGGAACGAGAGGCGGGGCCGGACGACGTCTCGTCCGAACGTCGCGAGGACGAGGCTCGTCAGACGAGGTCTGACGGTGAGGTGAACATGAATTTGCTCGTCGTCGACCTGGAGACGATCGGTGACGCGCGGGCGAAATCGGGCGCCCACGACGACCTGCGGGAGGTGCTCGCGTACATCTGCGAGGAGGCCCAGCCGCGGGTGCAGGGTGCCGAGAACGAGATTCCCAGAACGGCGGACGCGCTCTCGGGCGAGTACGTGCCGCCGGGTGGCTCCGGCGCGCCGACCCGCGGCGGCGTCGACCTGCTGCCGACCGGACGGAACTTCTACACGCTGGACCCGCGGAAGATTCCCGCTAAACCCGCCTGGCAGGTCGGAAAGGAGGTCGCCGAAGGAGTTCTGGAGCGGCATTACGCCGACAACGAGGCGTACCCCGAGGAGATTGGCGTCGTCGCCTGGGGCACCCCGACGGTTCGGACACGAGGTGAGACGATCGCCCAGGTGCTCGCGATGATGGGCGTCGAACCCGAGTGGACCGATGCGGGCCGGATCGACGGCGTCGAACCGATCCCGCTGGAGGAACTCGATCGGCCACGGATCGACGTGACGACCCGCGTCTCGGGGCTGTTTCGGGATGCCTTCCCCGCCGCGGCGGGCGTCGTCCACGACGCCGTCGAGGCCGTCGTCGACCTCGACGAACCCCACGAGATGAACTACGTGAAAAAGCACGTCGAGGAGGAGCGAGCGGAACTGGAGGCCGACGGTCTGGACGAGAAAGCGGCCCGCAAAGCCGCGAAACACCGCGTCTTCACCACCAAACCCGGCGGCTACGGCGCCGGGACGAACAAGGCCGTCGACGAGGGCAACTGGGACGATCGATCGGACCTCGCCTCGATCTACGTCCAGTGGGGCGGCTACGCGATGGGTTCACGAGGACGAGTTTCGGACGCTCACGGCGCTTTCGAGCGCCGACTCTCGAGCGTCGACGCCACCGTGAAGCTCGAGGACACGATGGAGCAAGACGAGTTCGACTCCTCGGACTGGTACGCCTTCCACGGCGGCTTCATCTCCGCGGTGGCCGAGGTCTCGGGCGAGGAACCGGCCTCCTACGTCGGCGACTCGTCGGATCCGGACAACGTCTCGGTCTACACGAACGAGGAGAAAGTCCGCAAGGCGATGCGTGCCCGCGTCCTGAACCCCGACTGGCTCGAGTCGATGGAGGACCACGGCTACAAGGGCGCCGGCGACCTCTCGACGACGGTCGACGTAACGCTCGGGTGGGACGCCACGACGGGCGTCGTTTCGGATGCGCTCTGGGCGGAGGTCGCCGCGAAGTTCGCCTTCGACGCCGATCGACAGGACTGGATGCGGGAGGTCAACCCGTGGGCGCTGGAGTCCATCACCGAGACGCTGCTCGAGGCGATCGATCGCGACCTTTGGGACGCCGACGACGAGACCGTCGATCGGCTGCGCGACCTGAACCTCGAAGTCGAGGGCGATCTGGAGGCCAGAACGACCAACGAGGCCGTCGGCGCGGAGGTGGCGACCGATGACTGA
- a CDS encoding precorrin-8X methylmutase, whose translation MEIAETSMDIVRQFVPDETLADRIRQKSVHSMGDIEFQHLLEFTGSDEIGADEDAPVRAGARAVLDEATIVTDITMSMAGITSRGHDCEKRKAIGNGAELAKETGMTRTAASVLELDRQGVYDGTIAVIGNAPTAAFALADCIENGTRPAAIVATPVGFVKAEESRQRIREVSEAYDVPAITNVGRRGGSGLAAALTNELIHVATDVRTGELDLDLGVETRADRGRGADESDGGEER comes from the coding sequence ATGGAGATCGCCGAGACGAGCATGGACATCGTCCGGCAGTTCGTCCCGGACGAGACGCTGGCCGATCGGATTCGGCAGAAGTCGGTCCACTCGATGGGCGACATCGAGTTCCAGCACCTGCTCGAGTTCACCGGAAGCGACGAGATCGGAGCTGACGAAGACGCCCCCGTCCGCGCCGGCGCTCGTGCCGTGCTCGACGAAGCGACGATCGTGACCGACATCACGATGTCGATGGCAGGGATCACGTCTCGCGGGCACGACTGCGAGAAGCGCAAGGCGATCGGCAACGGCGCCGAACTCGCGAAGGAAACCGGCATGACCCGGACCGCGGCGTCGGTGCTCGAACTCGACAGGCAGGGGGTCTACGACGGCACGATCGCCGTGATCGGGAACGCGCCGACGGCGGCGTTCGCGCTCGCGGACTGCATCGAGAACGGGACCAGACCCGCGGCGATCGTCGCGACGCCGGTCGGCTTCGTCAAGGCCGAGGAGAGTCGCCAGCGCATCCGGGAGGTCAGCGAGGCGTACGACGTGCCAGCGATCACGAACGTCGGCCGGCGCGGCGGGAGCGGGTTGGCCGCGGCCCTGACGAACGAACTGATCCACGTCGCGACGGACGTGCGGACGGGCGAACTCGACCTGGATCTCGGCGTCGAGACGCGCGCGGACCGGGGTCGGGGCGCTGACGAGTCGGACGGCGGCGAGGAGCGATGA
- a CDS encoding cobalt-factor II C(20)-methyltransferase — protein MTLYGVGLGPGEADLVTVRGRRILKAADVVYSPGRLSRSVALEHVDESKIGDLDFPMTRDEEKLRTAWKEAAAEIAPNARDGDIAFVTLGDPNVYSTFGHLRRTIHAFHPEVDLEIVPGVSAVTAFATAMGIEIEAGAGLSLREAANGASPTGPDRMILFKVTDAPATHEGLVEAGYEVTYGRRLFMEQGGTLVTDDPGELEERDYYTLAYAEKADLEVEQATAAFTREADAGRSSGSSSDEEASSNEPVADGGKTAEIERAEGCEHGDCGGH, from the coding sequence ATGACCCTCTACGGCGTCGGACTCGGCCCCGGTGAGGCGGACCTCGTCACCGTCCGCGGGAGGCGGATCCTGAAAGCGGCGGACGTAGTCTACTCCCCCGGTCGTCTCTCGCGAAGCGTCGCCCTGGAACACGTCGACGAGTCGAAGATCGGCGATCTGGACTTCCCGATGACGAGAGACGAGGAGAAGCTACGAACCGCGTGGAAGGAGGCTGCGGCGGAGATCGCGCCGAACGCCCGCGACGGCGACATTGCGTTCGTCACGCTGGGCGATCCGAACGTCTACTCGACTTTCGGCCACCTCCGGCGGACGATCCACGCCTTCCATCCCGAGGTCGATCTGGAGATCGTTCCCGGCGTGAGCGCCGTGACGGCGTTTGCGACCGCGATGGGGATCGAGATCGAAGCCGGCGCGGGACTCTCGCTCCGGGAGGCCGCAAACGGCGCGAGTCCGACCGGCCCCGATCGGATGATCCTGTTCAAGGTCACCGACGCGCCGGCGACCCACGAGGGCCTCGTCGAGGCGGGCTACGAGGTGACCTACGGCCGCCGGCTGTTCATGGAACAGGGCGGGACGCTGGTCACGGACGACCCCGGCGAACTCGAGGAACGCGACTACTACACGCTGGCGTACGCCGAGAAAGCCGATCTCGAGGTCGAGCAGGCGACGGCGGCCTTCACGCGGGAGGCCGACGCTGGACGCTCCAGCGGGTCGTCGAGCGACGAGGAAGCATCGAGCAACGAACCGGTCGCTGACGGCGGGAAAACGGCAGAGATCGAACGCGCCGAGGGCTGCGAACACGGCGACTGCGGGGGCCACTGA
- the cbiG gene encoding cobalt-precorrin 5A hydrolase yields MSSGTEKADGTDDSSADSGGHCSTPDSDGEIAEEIAIVSFGRKMETAEEIKAELEGRYEAIEILEYHSDVFEEHWGEYDCFVGLMASGIAMRKTAHLLDDKWEDPAICVVDEELTWAIPITGGHHGANQVAQDLATMGAVPAMTTASEAAGKQGVESRAKAMNAHVVNGDSTIKTNLAVLDDNLDPVARLDGPEVVLVGDDVTVLKRNEDDGIVIGTGSVSGASKDSFLAAWEEALDRTDYDRSDVEFVATATRKEDEEGLLEAAQELGLGVVVFDKETLLDHEGPTPSKSKELIGWPGVSEASAIAGGREQELVLEKISYENEVTVAIGR; encoded by the coding sequence ATGAGCTCAGGAACTGAGAAGGCGGACGGCACGGACGACTCGAGTGCGGATTCCGGCGGCCACTGTTCGACGCCGGATTCGGACGGCGAGATTGCAGAAGAGATCGCGATCGTCTCCTTCGGGCGGAAGATGGAGACCGCTGAGGAGATCAAGGCCGAACTCGAGGGCCGCTACGAAGCGATCGAGATCCTCGAGTACCACAGTGACGTCTTCGAGGAGCACTGGGGCGAGTACGACTGCTTCGTCGGCCTCATGGCCTCCGGGATCGCGATGCGCAAGACGGCCCACCTGCTCGACGACAAGTGGGAGGACCCGGCGATCTGCGTCGTCGACGAGGAACTGACGTGGGCGATCCCGATCACGGGCGGCCACCACGGCGCCAACCAAGTCGCACAGGACCTGGCGACGATGGGTGCCGTGCCGGCCATGACGACGGCGTCGGAAGCCGCGGGGAAGCAGGGCGTCGAGTCGCGCGCGAAGGCGATGAACGCCCACGTCGTCAACGGCGACTCGACGATCAAGACGAACCTCGCCGTGCTGGACGACAACCTCGATCCCGTCGCGCGACTCGACGGCCCGGAAGTCGTCCTCGTCGGCGACGACGTGACGGTACTCAAGCGCAACGAAGATGATGGGATCGTCATCGGCACCGGCAGTGTCTCCGGCGCGAGCAAGGACTCGTTCCTCGCCGCGTGGGAGGAGGCGCTCGATCGGACCGACTACGACCGCTCGGACGTCGAGTTCGTCGCCACCGCGACCCGGAAGGAAGACGAGGAGGGGCTGCTCGAGGCCGCACAGGAACTGGGCCTCGGCGTCGTCGTCTTCGACAAGGAGACGCTGCTCGACCACGAGGGGCCGACTCCTTCCAAATCGAAGGAGTTGATCGGCTGGCCGGGGGTTTCCGAAGCCAGCGCGATCGCCGGCGGCCGCGAGCAGGAGTTGGTGCTCGAGAAGATCAGCTACGAGAACGAGGTCACGGTGGCGATCGGTCGATGA